A genomic segment from Peromyscus maniculatus bairdii isolate BWxNUB_F1_BW_parent chromosome 11, HU_Pman_BW_mat_3.1, whole genome shotgun sequence encodes:
- the Atp6v1g3 gene encoding V-type proton ATPase subunit G 3: MTSQSQGIQQLLQAEKRAKDKLEEAKKRKGKRLKQAKEEAVAETDQYRMQREKEFHLKQSKMMGSHSHLSDEVEEQTLEKIKELHKSYNKCMESVIKQLLSMVCDMKAEVHVNYRATN; encoded by the exons ATGACCagccagtctcaggggatccaacagctcCTGCAGGCAGAGAAAAGGGCCAAGGACAAGCTAGAGGAAGCAAAGAAGA GAAAAGGGAAGCGACTGAAGCAAGCTAAGGAAGAAGCTGTGGCCGAGACTGACCAGTACCGAATGCAGAGGGAGAAGGAGTTCCATCTGAAGCAGTCCAAG ATGATGGGCTCTCATAGCCACCTCTCAGATGAAGTAGAAGAGCAAACACTAGAGAAGATAAAAGAACTGCACAAAAGCTATAACAAATGTATGGAAAGTGTGATCAAGCAGCTGCTAAGCATGgtgtgtgacatgaaagcagaagtcCATGTGAACTACAGAGCCACCAACTGA